One window of the Pelobates fuscus isolate aPelFus1 chromosome 12, aPelFus1.pri, whole genome shotgun sequence genome contains the following:
- the IST1 gene encoding IST1 homolog has product MLGSGFKAERLRVNLRLVINRLKLLEKKKTELAQKARKEIADYLSSGKDERARIRVEHIIREDYLVEAMEILELYCDLLLARYGLIQSMKELDPGLAEAVSTLIWAAPRLQTEVSELKIVADQLCAKYSKEYGKLCRTNQIGTVNDRLMHKLSVEAPPKILVERYLIEIAKNYNVPYEPDSVVMGEVPAGVEADLIDVGFTDDIRRGGGGSGGGGFGLPTIPSMPMSMPMPAPNIPFAYPPPTAPEKFNGPPGGMFQPFGNLNPPPMGGVPPEIPSLPPTYDSIESGPSAAPQTGPANNGVPVAKPRTKMPDTFVLPELPSVPDTLPASSAGVGNSSSEDIDFDDLSRRFEELKKKT; this is encoded by the exons ATGCTTGGCTCTGGGTTTAAAGCTGAGCGGCTTCGGGTGAATTTGAGGCTGGTGATAAATCGACTGAAATTGTTGGAAAAGAAGAAAA CTGAGTTGGCACAGAAAGCCAGGAAGGAGATTGCAGATTACTTGTCCTCTGGGAAGGATGAGCGAGCACGGATCCGCGTGGAACACATTATTCGGGAAGATTACCTCGTTGAAGCCATGGAGATATTGGAGTTGTACTGTGATCTGCTGCTGGCTCGATATGGTCTCATCCAGTCCATGAA GGAACTGGATCCTGGTTTGGCTGAAGCTGTTTCCACACTGATCTGGGCTGCCCCACGTCTCCAGACTGAAGTCTCTGAGCTGAAGATT gtgGCTGATCAGCTGTGTGCGAAGTACAGCAAGGAGTATGGTAAACTGTGCAGGACAAACCAGATTGGTACAGTCAATGACCGG CTCATGCACAAACTGAGCGTTGAGGCTCCTCCAAAAATCCTTGTAGAGCGATACCTGATCGAGATCGCAAAGAACTACAATGTGCCATATGAACCGGATTCGGTGGTTATG ggaGAGGTCCCTGCCGGAGTTGAGGCTGATCTCATAGATGTGGGATTTACAGATGATATTAGAAGGGGTGGCGGAGGTAGTGGAGGTGGTGGGTTTGGTTTACCTACCATTCCAAGCATGCCAATGTCAATGCCGATGCCAGCCCCCAACATACCCTTTGCTTACCCACCACCTACTGCGCCG GAGAAGTTCAATGGACCTCCTGGAGGTATGTTCCAGCCTTTTGGAAACCTGAATCCACCGCCAATGGGCGGAGTGCCTCCTGAAATACCATCATTGCCACCCACTTATGACTCT ATTGAGAGTGGACCATCTGCTGCTCCACAAACTG GTCCAGCTAATAATGGGGTACCAGTTGCCAAGCCACGGACAAAGATGCCAGATACGTTTGTCCTTCCGGAGTTACCATCTGTTCCAGACACGCTGCCTGCCTCCTCTGCAGGCGTTGGAAATTCCTCTTCTGAAGATATAGATTTTGATGATCTATCTCGCAGATTTGAAGAGCTGAAAAAGAAAACCTAA